Sequence from the Priestia megaterium genome:
TCAAACGCCTCCATCGCTTGAAACGCTTGTACTGACGATTCAGCAAGGGGATAAACAATTACATAATGAAATGATTCAACAATATAAACCGTTTATTGCTAAAGTTGTTTCAGCTGTATGTAAACGTTATATAAGTGAAGCTGACGATGAATTTAGCATTGGTCTGATTGCATTTAATGAAGCCATTGAAAATTACACAATCCAAAAAGGACGATCCCTTCTTGCGTTTGCGGAGCTTATTATCAAAAGAAGAGTAATCGACTATATTCGAAAAGAAAAGCGAAATCAAACGCTGCTCTATAACCGAATTGAAAATGAAGGTTTTATTCAAGGGAAGGTAGAAAGGGATATATCCCTTTCTAACTATAAGAGGCAAAGTGAAACTTCATATATTCAAGAGGAAATGACTTATTTTTGTCAGACGCTAAAATTGTTTAAATTAACTCTTGAAGACATTATTAACACGTCTCCTAAACATAAGGATGCAAGGGGAAATGCAGTGGAAGTTGCATCTTTTATCGTCAATGAAAAAGAATTAAAAGATAAGCTGTTTTTAAAGCGGCAGCTTCCTATTCGCTTGATTGAAAAACATGTCAAAGTGAGCCGGAAAACGATTGAAAGAAACCGTAAATATATCATCGCGATGGTTATTATATTAGCGGGGGACTACGTGTATTTAAAAGACTATATTATGTAAGAAAAAAGGCACGCGCAGGTGCCTTTTTTTAGCCATGTTATGAAATTGTGTTTTATTTTTGTGTGCTGCCGCTTAAGTGAGCTTGAGCTTGTTGCACTAAGCGTTTTGTGATTTCTCCGCCTACTGAGCCGTTGCTGCGTGCAGCAGTGTCAGAACCTAGAGTTACCCCAAATTCTTGAGCGATTTCATATTTATATTGATCTAAAAATTGTTCTACTCCTGGTGTTAATAGTTTATTTGTTCTAGCCATGATTAGTCATCTCCTTTTTTAGTTGTACAGCAGTTCACTGCTGTACCTGTATTATTTGTTGTTTACCATTTTGCATACTGGTAATGGTTTGCAAGAAAGTATAAAAAAGCCCAGCTTTCAAAGAAGCTGGGCTTTTTTATATATTATTTTACAACTGCATATTGCTCAAGAGACTGAGCAAATGACTTTTGAAGAGATTTTACTTGTTCTACGTATGCATCAGATACGTGTTGGAATTCTTGGCGCGTTTTCTTTTGCTCTTCTACTAATTGTGTTACTACTTGATGATATTGTTCTTGAGCTTGCTTTACTAAAGAATAGCTTGATTTGCTTTGGTTAAGAGAAAGCTCTTGTAATTTATTTAATGCTTCATGCGTGCGGTTTGTCCATTCTTCATAAGAATCGGCAACAGCGTTACCAGCTGTTTTACGTAAGTTTTCAACTGTTTTTTGTTGAAGATCTTCTAATTCAGCTTTCCATTGTTTGTCTGTTGCTTGAAGTTGTTCAACTGCTTTTGTTACAAATTCTTGCTGTTGCTCAAGTGCTTTTAACGTCCATTGCTCAATTTGTTTGTTTCCGTCTGCAATGTTTTGTAACCCCTTTGTCCATTGTTCCCACATTGCATCAATTACTGTATCATACTTTACTGTTGACATAATCAAATTCCTCCTTGAATAATTTGGTCTGGCGAACAGTTATCGTAATGAACAAAACGTTAAAGAAGAAATTCGTAGTTGTGTAATAAACCTAACATTCCGCGCTCGCTGATTGACCGTGAAATTTAACATTATATTAGGAAACGCAGATGTACTGCGTGAATCCCTTTAATCGTTTTCTTCCTCTTTTGATTCTTTTGACTTTTTAGAAGAAGAAGAGCTAAAAGGGAACAACATGTCGGTATACATGTGAAAAAATGAATCTAACATGTTTTGATACTGTTCAAGTGAATTAGCCCACATGCTTAAATATTGTTCACCGGCATCTGTTAATGAATAAATCCGGCGTGCAGGTCCTTCAGCTGATGTATCCCATTGCGATGTAATCAAGTTGTCTTTTTCAAGCTGTCTCAGCGTGCGGTAGACATTTCCTTGATCAACTGATGTGAATCCAAAGCTCATTAGTTGCTGAATGAGCTTGTAACCATGTAGATTCCAACCTCTTAAACTTAAAAGAAGAAAAGGAACCATCAAGTTTTTTGGTGCACCGCTAATCGATTTTTCTAAGTTGTTTGAATTAGAGGTGTTATCTTTTTCACTTGATCCCAAGGTAATCACCCCTTCGAAAAAAGAGAATTTGTTTTCTATATGTGTAATTTACACCTAGATGAAAAAATTGTCAACACTTTAAAACAGGTCTTTCAAATACAGGAAAAAAGAACGATTTTTTGGATTTCGACAAAAAGCGTCAAAAAAATTCAAAAATAAACAAAGATTTAGAATTGTTTATTTTGGAAAACGAATTTATAATAGTACATGTAGGTAATTTTTATAACATTTATAATTTGTTGGTAAGTGAATTGTGAAAAGATTTACATTATCCAATAAATAAACGCAAAATTGGTTGCGTTTACTTAGAGCTTCTAATATGTCGCTTGTCACATTAAGTGTCCATATTGAAAGCCATCACTTTTAACGTACACAAGAAAGGAGATGGAGTTTTGGAACAGCAAAAAGTATTTGATCCGTTTCAAGCATGGAAAGACGTATATGACAAAACCGAATCTTACTGGGGTAAAGTTATTGGGGACAATATGAATCGTGAAGAATTTTCCCAGCTCATGGGAAATGTGCTAAATATGAACCTTCAATATCAACAAGCAGTAAATGAAGTAACGGGGCGCTATCTGCACCAAGTAAATGTACCAACAAAAGAAGATGTAGCAAACGTTGCGTCATTAGTCATCAATGTGGAAGAAAAAGTAGAATTATTAGAAGAGCAATTTGACGATCGTTTTGATGAATTAGAAGCACAGCAAGAAAGTGCATCTGCTTTGAAAAAAGATGTAACTAAGCTGAAATCTGATGTCAAATCGTTAGACAAAAAACTCGACAAAGTTTTGTCTCTTCTTGAAGGGCAGCAAAAAACACAAGACGAGTTAAAAGAAACTATTCAAAAACAAATTAAAACTCAAGGTGAGCAGCTTCAGGCTCAGCTGTTAGAAAAACAAGAAAAATTAGCTGAAAAGCCAAAGGCAGAAGCTAAAGCTGAAGCAAAACCATCAAACGCTCAAAAAACTGAGCAGCCAGCTCGCAAGTAAGGTATAGGGGATTTTATAACAACATTAACTGCTGTATTTACAGTAAAAATCATCGCTGAAGAAGCAAGGGGGAAATTTTTCATGACAACATTACAAGGTAAAGTAGCAATCGTAACAGGCGGATCTAAAGGTATCGGGGCAGCAATTACACGTGAGCTTGCTTCTAATGGAGTAAAAGTAGCAGTAAACTATAACAGCAGTAAAGAATCTGCAGAAGCAATTGTAAAAGAAATTAAAGACAACGGCGGAGAAGCTATTGCGGTTCAAGCTGACGTGTCTTATGTAGATCAAGCAAAACACCTAATCGAAGAAACAAAAGCTGCGTTTGGTCAATTAGACATTCTAGTAAACAATGCTGGAATTACGCGCGACCGTTCATTCAAGAAGTTAGGTGAAGAAGATTGGAAAAAAGTAATTGATGTAAACTTACATAGCGTATACAACACAACATCAGCTGCGCTAACGCACCTTTTAGAATCTGAAGGTGGTCGTGTTATCAATATTTCATCAATTATTGGTCAAGCGGGCGGATTTGGTCAAACAAACTACTCAGCTGCTAAAGCAGGTATGCTAGGATTCACTAAATCATTAGCTCTTGAACTAGCTAAGACAGGCGTAACGGTTAATGCAATTTGCCCAGGATTTATTGAAACGGAAATGGTGATGGCAATTCCTGAAGATGTTCGTGCAAAAATTGTTGCGAAAATTCCAACTCGTCGCTTAGGCCACGCTGAAGAAATTGCACGTGGAGTTGTTTACTTAGCAAAAGACGGCGCGTACATTACAGGACAACAGTTAAACATTAACGGCGGCTTATACATGTAATAGATGCTGGCCCTGACTTTTGTCGGGGCTGTGCTTGTTAACTAACTACTAATGGAATGAAAGGGTGTGTATATTCGTGGCAATTCCTTACGTGCAAGAGTGGGAAAAATTAATCAAATCAATGCCAAGTGAATATAAAAGTTCTGCAAGACGTTTTAAGCGTGCATATGAAATTATGACAACAGAAGCGGAACCGGAAGTTGGATTAACACCAAAAGAGGTTATTTGGAAAAAGAACAAAGCGAAATTATATCGCTATACGCCAGTAAAAGATAACCTGCATAAAACACCAATCTTACTCGTATATGCACTGATCAATAAACCGTATATCTTGGATTTAACACCTGGAAACAGCCTTGTTGAATACTTATTAAACCGCGGTTTTGACGTGTATTTGCTTGACTGGGGAACTCCTGGGCTTGAAGATAGCAATATGAAGCTAGATGATTATATCGTGGACTATATTCCAAAAGCGGCGAAAAAGGTGCTGCGCACTTCTAAATCTCCTGATTTGTCTGTTCTTGGTTACTGCATGGGCGGAACTATGACATCTATTTTTGCTGCATTAAATGAAGACTTGCCGATTAAAAACTTAATTTTTATGACAAGTCCATTTGATTTTTCGGATACAGGTTTATACGGGGCATTTCTAGACGATCGCTACTTTAATTTAGATAAAGCAGTAGATACATTCGGAAACATCCCTCCAGAGATGATTGACTTTGGAAACAAGATGTTAAAGCCAATCACGAATTTCTACGGCCCGTATGTAACGTTGGTGGACCGCTCGGAAAATCAGCGCTTTGTTGAAAGCTGGAAGCTAATGCAAAAGTGGGTTGCTGACGGAATCCCATTTGCTGGCGAAGCTTATCGTCAGTGGATTCGTGACTTCTATCAACAAAACAAACTAATCAATGGTGAACTTGAAGTTCGCGGACGCAAAGTAGATTTAAAAAATATTAAAGCTAATATTTTAAACATTGCTGCTAGCCGTGATCATATTGCGATGCCGCATCAAGTGGCAGCTTTAATGGACGCTGTTTCAAGTGAAGATAAAGAGTATAAATTGTTGCAAACAGGTCACGTATCTGTTGTATTTGGTCCAAAAGCAGTGAAGGAAACATATCCTTCAATCGGCGATTGGCTAGAAAAACGCTCTAAATAAAATAAAGACGAGGCTGGGACAAAAGTATTTTAGCCGAAGTGAAAAACGAACCACTGATATTAGTGGTTCGTTTTTTTGTTATGGTGAACGTAGGTTTCAAATATGTAGTTGCTTCTAGCTGTTGATTGGAGGGCAAGGCGAAGACTCCTGCGGGAAAAGCGGAACAAGTGAGACCCCGCAGGAGCGTCAGCGACGAGGAGGCTCACGGGCCGCCCGCGGAAAGCGAAGTCTTGCACGGAAATCAACAGCCATGTCACAAGCGGTTCAGCTCATGTATCCCATTTGTTCGTCTTTAGAT
This genomic interval carries:
- the sigI gene encoding RNA polymerase sigma factor SigI; translated protein: MLTKVQTPPSLETLVLTIQQGDKQLHNEMIQQYKPFIAKVVSAVCKRYISEADDEFSIGLIAFNEAIENYTIQKGRSLLAFAELIIKRRVIDYIRKEKRNQTLLYNRIENEGFIQGKVERDISLSNYKRQSETSYIQEEMTYFCQTLKLFKLTLEDIINTSPKHKDARGNAVEVASFIVNEKELKDKLFLKRQLPIRLIEKHVKVSRKTIERNRKYIIAMVIILAGDYVYLKDYIM
- a CDS encoding class III poly(R)-hydroxyalkanoic acid synthase subunit PhaC is translated as MAIPYVQEWEKLIKSMPSEYKSSARRFKRAYEIMTTEAEPEVGLTPKEVIWKKNKAKLYRYTPVKDNLHKTPILLVYALINKPYILDLTPGNSLVEYLLNRGFDVYLLDWGTPGLEDSNMKLDDYIVDYIPKAAKKVLRTSKSPDLSVLGYCMGGTMTSIFAALNEDLPIKNLIFMTSPFDFSDTGLYGAFLDDRYFNLDKAVDTFGNIPPEMIDFGNKMLKPITNFYGPYVTLVDRSENQRFVESWKLMQKWVADGIPFAGEAYRQWIRDFYQQNKLINGELEVRGRKVDLKNIKANILNIAASRDHIAMPHQVAALMDAVSSEDKEYKLLQTGHVSVVFGPKAVKETYPSIGDWLEKRSK
- the phaQ gene encoding poly-beta-hydroxybutyrate-responsive repressor: MGSSEKDNTSNSNNLEKSISGAPKNLMVPFLLLSLRGWNLHGYKLIQQLMSFGFTSVDQGNVYRTLRQLEKDNLITSQWDTSAEGPARRIYSLTDAGEQYLSMWANSLEQYQNMLDSFFHMYTDMLFPFSSSSSKKSKESKEEEND
- the phaR gene encoding polyhydroxyalkanoic acid synthase subunit PhaR; the encoded protein is MEQQKVFDPFQAWKDVYDKTESYWGKVIGDNMNREEFSQLMGNVLNMNLQYQQAVNEVTGRYLHQVNVPTKEDVANVASLVINVEEKVELLEEQFDDRFDELEAQQESASALKKDVTKLKSDVKSLDKKLDKVLSLLEGQQKTQDELKETIQKQIKTQGEQLQAQLLEKQEKLAEKPKAEAKAEAKPSNAQKTEQPARK
- the phaP gene encoding polyhydroxyalkanoic acid inclusion protein PhaP, which encodes MSTVKYDTVIDAMWEQWTKGLQNIADGNKQIEQWTLKALEQQQEFVTKAVEQLQATDKQWKAELEDLQQKTVENLRKTAGNAVADSYEEWTNRTHEALNKLQELSLNQSKSSYSLVKQAQEQYHQVVTQLVEEQKKTRQEFQHVSDAYVEQVKSLQKSFAQSLEQYAVVK
- a CDS encoding acetoacetyl-CoA reductase, which gives rise to MTTLQGKVAIVTGGSKGIGAAITRELASNGVKVAVNYNSSKESAEAIVKEIKDNGGEAIAVQADVSYVDQAKHLIEETKAAFGQLDILVNNAGITRDRSFKKLGEEDWKKVIDVNLHSVYNTTSAALTHLLESEGGRVINISSIIGQAGGFGQTNYSAAKAGMLGFTKSLALELAKTGVTVNAICPGFIETEMVMAIPEDVRAKIVAKIPTRRLGHAEEIARGVVYLAKDGAYITGQQLNINGGLYM
- a CDS encoding alpha/beta-type small acid-soluble spore protein, with translation MARTNKLLTPGVEQFLDQYKYEIAQEFGVTLGSDTAARSNGSVGGEITKRLVQQAQAHLSGSTQK